The following proteins are co-located in the Candidatus Methanogranum gryphiswaldense genome:
- the priS gene encoding DNA primase catalytic subunit PriS, with product MDHNSRFLLKSFRKYYKEYDPWMPHRHTKREFGFMFFDKEIMQRHMAFNTADDLKRFMISQVPKHSYYSTAYYRRPAAPSMDEKEWMGAELIFDLDADHLDGAEKMTYDAMMIQIRKEMITLVDSFLMGDLGFAEDQIQLCFSGGRGYHAHVIQSDVLTLGTHERRELVDYITCSGMDIDWIFPIDRRLMGTAVVNGQARPNIIEIRTIPDENSGGWRLKMRNGLIEVVEDLCTMDPSPLKKTYPSIKGSASQSLLKFQERLILAQKTMFEKNDMSLLNKRDQDMLIKIMKEDKSRMMSGEVDKPVTPDIKRLIRLPGSVHGKTGLRVSPISRDELTEYNPLFNAVPESYSDEPVKITMKRPYELMIKDQRISLKTGETEVPEFAAIFLIGRREANWGYDSERKDPLI from the coding sequence ATGGACCATAATTCTCGCTTCCTGTTGAAATCCTTCAGGAAATACTACAAAGAATACGATCCTTGGATGCCTCACCGGCATACCAAAAGGGAATTTGGTTTCATGTTCTTCGACAAGGAAATAATGCAGAGGCATATGGCTTTCAACACAGCAGATGACCTTAAACGCTTCATGATCTCCCAAGTCCCCAAACATAGCTACTATTCGACCGCTTACTACAGGCGCCCCGCCGCACCATCAATGGATGAAAAAGAATGGATGGGCGCAGAATTGATCTTCGATCTAGACGCGGATCATCTGGATGGTGCAGAAAAGATGACATATGACGCAATGATGATCCAGATACGCAAAGAAATGATCACACTAGTAGATTCCTTCCTTATGGGCGACCTTGGATTTGCCGAAGATCAGATACAACTTTGTTTCTCTGGCGGCAGGGGATATCATGCACACGTCATACAGTCTGATGTCCTGACACTAGGGACCCATGAAAGAAGAGAATTGGTCGATTACATCACATGTTCAGGAATGGACATCGACTGGATATTTCCGATCGACAGAAGATTGATGGGCACTGCAGTGGTGAATGGCCAGGCCAGGCCCAATATCATTGAAATAAGAACCATCCCCGATGAGAACTCGGGAGGCTGGAGATTGAAAATGAGGAATGGGCTCATAGAGGTCGTAGAAGACCTGTGCACCATGGACCCCTCTCCATTGAAAAAAACATATCCCTCCATCAAAGGAAGCGCATCACAGAGTTTGTTGAAATTCCAAGAAAGACTTATCCTTGCTCAAAAAACGATGTTTGAAAAAAACGATATGAGTCTCCTCAACAAACGCGATCAGGACATGCTGATCAAGATCATGAAAGAAGATAAATCCCGCATGATGTCTGGAGAGGTCGATAAACCTGTCACTCCCGACATAAAAAGATTGATCCGCCTACCTGGATCGGTACACGGAAAAACCGGATTGAGGGTCAGCCCGATCTCTCGCGATGAACTAACGGAATATAACCCATTATTCAATGCAGTTCCAGAATCTTACTCTGACGAACCGGTAAAGATCACAATGAAACGGCCGTACGAACTTATGATCAAGGATCAACGTATTTCCTTAAAAACTGGTGAAACTGAAGTTCCTGAATTCGCAGCAATTTTTCTTATAGGTCGCAGGGAAGCAAATTGGGGTTATGATTCCGAAAGAAAGGACCCATTGATATGA